From the Pseudorasbora parva isolate DD20220531a chromosome 2, ASM2467924v1, whole genome shotgun sequence genome, the window CTGGCTCATGTAAATGTGAAGGTGGTAGCTGCCTGTATCAGAGCAAGAGGAAGAAGGAGACTCATCATCGGTGGATCCCTCTTTATCAGAGCTGCGAGGATCCCCTTCACTTGAGGAAGTGTCTTTTCCTGAGTGAGCCTCATAGTTCTCTTCTCGTCTCAAGCCTCCTTCGTAGGTCAGCACTGGTGGCTCATCGTTTTCCACGGGGCTATTAGAACAGTGGTACATTTGTGTTTCATCTCCATCCTCTGGTCTCACCAAAAGATTTGGGGCAGCTGCATCGACCCTAGGAGTTTGACGCTGAGAAATGTATGCTTGCCTTTCGGCTGCCTCTGTGTAGTCATAAGGAGAGTCCAAAGTCTCTAGCCGTTTGGACACATCTGCCAAGGTTTTAGGATTTCCAGCTGATTCCTCTGTAAGCTGGGTGAGGTTCTGCTGCTCTTTTGGAATCATTTCCTGAGTTTCTACAGGATATGAGGCACTGCTAGAACGGTATAAGATGACACTTCTTTGAGCAGATTTTGGGACGTCAGAACTTTCAACCATCTCCTGCCGTTGTTGCTTCTGTTGATTGGCTGAGTAACTTGGCTCAAAAGTGCGCTGGTGAAGTACTGCAGGCATTCTAGAATGAATGTTGAACATGATCTGTGCAGTGGTGCTATTCATAATGTCCATCTCTAGACCCATCCCTTCCTGCTTTATGTCATATGCCATTGGCTCTGGGCTGTCCCGAGAGGAGCCATCAGACATATCAGAGAGGGAACCTCGTGGGGAGTACTTCGTCAATTTCAGATGCCCATCACCACGAATAGACTGCTCTGTTTCAGAAGAATCAGAGTTCATCATCATCTGAGAAACGTTGGAGTAACCATTAGGGTAGAAGAGACTGGAGGAAGATGATGATGTGGAGTTGCCCCCAGAGTTTCCATTGACTGCTCCACTAATCTGCTGACTCTTTTCCATGTAGGAGGCTGTACTTATCAGACCAAACCTGAGCTTAAGCTGTAAAAGTTCAGTCTTAAGGCGTACATTCTCATCATTCAGTGCCATAACTCTGTTCT encodes:
- the nfil3-2 gene encoding nuclear factor, interleukin 3 regulated, member 2 — protein: MESLNLQISTNSSEQKSLESTESFSDYSDLHHSPQNSPRQSRLLKPKPNMSCRRKREFISDEKKDASYWEKRRKNNEAAKRSREKRRFNDMILENRVMALNDENVRLKTELLQLKLRFGLISTASYMEKSQQISGAVNGNSGGNSTSSSSSSLFYPNGYSNVSQMMMNSDSSETEQSIRGDGHLKLTKYSPRGSLSDMSDGSSRDSPEPMAYDIKQEGMGLEMDIMNSTTAQIMFNIHSRMPAVLHQRTFEPSYSANQQKQQRQEMVESSDVPKSAQRSVILYRSSSASYPVETQEMIPKEQQNLTQLTEESAGNPKTLADVSKRLETLDSPYDYTEAAERQAYISQRQTPRVDAAAPNLLVRPEDGDETQMYHCSNSPVENDEPPVLTYEGGLRREENYEAHSGKDTSSSEGDPRSSDKEGSTDDESPSSSCSDTGSYHLHIYMSQSSFLPSQSKDGQVEIKGTALPHKLRLKHRAQSDGTALSQDSPSTPPANFQPLPQHPYLALSQPGSQSNVGFCKQDTLVESTECGKKESSLRNSRNKRHD